ATACCGAGCACGCAGTCGTTCCGACCTGGGGCGTCGGATGTCACAGCAGTTCCCGTCCGGACGGTCCTCCCCAGCCCACGGCCTCGTGCCGGTTGTCCGCAGTCACCCGGGCCAGCAGTTCGGCCAGAGACATCTTCGGGCGCTGCCGCACTTTCATGATCATGAGCCCTTCCGGCGTGCGGTCGATGCGCACTGCATCGCCCGGGGAAAGCCCGGCCTCGGCGGCCAGGGCCTTGGGGATGCGCAGGCCGAGGCTGTTGCCCCGGCGGGAAACGAGGGTTTCCATAACGCCTCCTCGGTGAGTGGGTTGTCCGCTCCGGCATGGATGTGCTTTGCATATTCGGTGACCGGCGTCATCATGGCCGCCAGCCGGAAGGGATTGGCCTCAACCTTGCGGCGAGGACGGTTGCCATGTACCGTTGTCACATGATTCCGTGAGGTATGTCCGGTCATTATCGGAGGATGTATGGGGTATTTTCTCTTTGTGGACGAAAGCGGACATGACCGCCGCGAGGCGCCGTACATGGTGCTGGCGGGAATCATTGTCGAAGATCGGAATATCTGGAACCTCATCCAGGCGATACGCAGGGCGGAAGAAGTCTTTTTTGGTATGCGGATCACCAAGGGTGAGCTGGAACTGAAAGGAAAAAAGCTCCTGAAAAGAGACCGTTGCACGGGAAAATGGCACAATTCTATTGTAATTTTAGGCAA
Above is a genomic segment from Desulfolutivibrio sulfodismutans DSM 3696 containing:
- a CDS encoding AbrB/MazE/SpoVT family DNA-binding domain-containing protein — translated: METLVSRRGNSLGLRIPKALAAEAGLSPGDAVRIDRTPEGLMIMKVRQRPKMSLAELLARVTADNRHEAVGWGGPSGRELL